TCTGTTCCCAGTCAAAAATCGGCCGCGTGTCGTCAATGTCCTGATAATCCGGCGACAGCAGCTCGGCGGTCTTGCCGGTGGTCAGTTTTTCCAGCAGCGGCAGCAGCGACGCCACGATTTTGTCAAAGTAAGTACGGTCATAACGTACCGCTGACCGCAGCCCGTCAAGGATGGGATCATAGAGTTTTTTACCCTCTTCTGAACTCAGGGCAACCTCAATGGCCCAGATACGTAAGGCATCCGGCTGACCCTGCATGTTACGGGGCACGTCGTCCTCTCCCAGCACCTGCTGATTATTCTCAATCTGCGTCTGCAGAGCCGGCAGCTGCGCCTGGATGATTTTTTCCGCATAGCGGATATAGAGATCGGCGATATTGTTCACGTAGCGCATGATCAGCGTGTAGTCAGGGCGCTCACCCAGGGCGACCAGCGCACGGGCGATGATGTTGACGAACCGCCAGGCAAATTCGCGAAATGCCGCGCTGTTCCCCTCACCCGACAGCTGACCGGCCACGCGGGACGCCACCTCTGACACGCGACCAAAACGCCCGACGGCATTATAACGGGCTGAAATTTCAGGCCAGCCAAGATGAAAAATATACAGCTTGTCCCCGCGTCCGGCCCGGTGGGCCTCTGCCCAGACGCGTTTCATCAGGTCTGCGTCGCCTTTCGGATCAAACACGATGGTGACTTCACCCCGCCGGATATCCTGGGTGACCAGCAGCTCTGCCAGCCGGGTCTTCCCGACGCGCGTGGTGCCGTACACCACCGTATGGCCAACGCGCTCCCCCAGAGCCAGGGTGACGTCTTTTTCGTCGGGCTCGATGCCGTGCAGCGCCGGATTGCCGCCCACCGGTGGTAATGGCCGCACCGGGTTCAGCGGCGTATCGGCACTCAGCAGCTTACCCAGCCAGGGCAGACGGTGCTCTGTCATCATTTCGAGCTGACGCGCCCCCAGGTAAAAGCGGTTTGGCTGCAGGTAACGGGCCACTTCAGGGCGCAACGTATCCTGCAGCCGCTGGGTGTGTTTCTGCGTCCAGCGGAACCCCGGCCTAGAAACAGGCGACGATGACTGACGGGGATCTGTTTAGTACTCATGACATAGCGCGGCAGGCGGCGGAGATTCCGGCGGTAGCGAATAATCTTCATCCCCTGATGCGTGCGGGTGACGGCCAGCGCCGCAAACCCGGCTGCGGTGACATAGCTGACAGACGGAGCCAGAGCGACAGCCCAGGGTGCCTGCACACAGACATACGCCGCCATGCCCGATACCACGGCGGTATTCAGCTCAACGGCCGGACGCAGCAGGGCCTCAATGACGTAACGGTTACTCATCGTCTGCCTCCTTTATAATTTTACCGTCGGCTATACGGATATACGTTCCCCTCCCGGCACCGGCTTCCCTGCAGGAAAGGGAGTGGTAACGCAGGGCATCCGCCAGTAAGCGCCAGAGCACATACAGAACATTCGACAGGATGAAAAAAATGATCCATACAGCCCGCAATGACAGCAGGTAATTGTTCGCCGCGGTTTCTGTGGAGACGGCAGTGACGGTACAGGCTGCCGGCTTTGCATCAGGCGGAGCCGCATTATCAGGCGCCGGGCATTCCTCCCACATGTAATGTCCGGGCGGCGCGGTGCGCCATGCCGTTGCCTCCTTCTGCAACTGGTCGTTCAGGTCACTGACCGGATGGCCGAAAACAAGCCAGGCGAGCAGGTAGACACCGCCGAAAGCGGCAGGCACGAAAACGGCATGACGGAATAAACAGAACACAAGCCACAACGCGTAACGCAGGCTGTTCAGGAAGATGTGCATAAAAGATTCCTCAGAGATACTGCCGGACGTCCTGACCGGCGAGAATGGCCAGCAGGCGTTGCCCGCTGATGATGCGCAGACGCGGTGACGCCGTGCGAATGGTGCGGCTCATTTTTCCGGTACGGCCCGTGTGGATAAACAGCCCCCGGCGGCCGGACTGCAGGAGAAGCCGGTCGAAGTCCTCAACATGTGCGGGGGAAACAGCACGACTGTACCGTTTGGCCTGGATAAGCCAGTGCTCACCGTCAATGATGACCTGACCATCAAGGCCGCCGTCACCGCTGTAGGAGGCATTGCGCACCACGGTCAGCCCCTGGCGTTCAAAGGCAGAGAGCAACAGCTCTTCAAAGACATAGGGACTGACTTTGCGCAGATAGCTCAGACGCTGCCCGTCTCCCGGCAGGCGGGTCAGTTTATCCAGTACCCGCCCCGCCGTTGCCCGGTATCGCCGGTGACGGCGGGTGCTGGCTTTCTCCCGCCGACGCAGGTTCAGAAAGGCCATCACCACCAGGAAAAGGACAACCAGTATGACCGCCCCGTAAGGGTGCGCCATCAGCAGACCGTTGATATCTGGCGCGCTCATCACGGCTTAACCTGCTGCGTCAGGCCGGTATCGGTGATGAGTACCGGATAATGCGCAATCTGCAGGCGACGGGCCAGTTCGCTGCCGGAAGCCGGGGCCAGGCTGACACCGGGTGCCAGCTCGCGCAGCTCGCGCACGGTATCCATGTCTGTGACGTTGACTATCATCCCGGCCGCATGCTGTTCAGCCAGCGCGCCGGCATTGGCTTTCAGCCATTCACGGGACAGAGCATCATCCCCGATCAGAAACAACGCCCCAATGCCGGGCAACTGCAGCGGCCGGTCTGCTGTATTCCCCGGGCTCAGTTCAGGTGTGTTAACGGGTAACATACCCGCCATCCCGTCAGCCAGCGGAACACCGTGGTCCGGCTGGCGTGAAGGCTGTACGTCACTGACGCCGGGCATGCCGGGCTGTTTATTAACGGCCTCAAAATACGGCGCAGCATCTTCACCGCCCAGATCAGCAATCACATTCAGTTCAGCATGGCCGGTCAGGGGAAGGAGGGTAAACAGCAGTAAGGACAGCGTTTTCATCAGGGTTATCTCCCGGGTTCAGTCCAGACGAAGCCTGGATCGGGGGTGAGCGCAGCAACCGAGCGGGGCGCTTCAGCTGCCGGCGCAGAAATGCGGGGTGCAGGGCTGATTTTTGCCAGATGCCCTCTCACAATGGCGCGGTAACGTGCAGCAGGCTGACCACCTGCGGGATGGTGGTAGCAGCCGGCCGCATCCAGCCAGCTGCCTGGCTTACGCGCCCAGCACTCACGCAGAATGGTGGCGGCGGCGTTCAGGTTGGTGTAAGGGTCAAACGCATCCCACGTCGAGGCAAAATGATGACCGTTCCAGCCCAGATTGACCTGGGCAATACCGACATCGATGCGCTTAAGCGGGTGACGCTTCATAAAGACCTGCAGCGCCTGCCAGGCCTGCAGGCGCGTCTCATAGCGATACCCTTTGCCTGCCACATTGATGGTCCAGGGCCATGGCCGTATTCCGCGGGGAAGTTTGCGCGAAGACTCGCTCAGTGATACCGAGTAAAGCGCTTCGGGGGGCACGCCGTGCGCCATGGCCACGCGGACGTAACCCTCCGGCACCGTCTGGTCAGCATGGCCGTCAGGGACGGCCGCCATCAGTAAGCCCAGCGCCAGCGCGCCGGTCAGAATGCTGCGATTGCCCATTTACCGTCTCCCGCCTGCTGCAGTAAAACCGGCATCAGGCCGTTACCAAAGCGCATCCACCGGCCGCCGTCGTGGTTAAGCGTGATCTGGCGCTTGCGGACCTTTTCCACGGGAATGTGATGGTCCCGCGCCCAGCTGCGAAGCGCATCATCACTGCCCTGGCTGTCGACCAGATAGATGTCCACCGGCCGGTTGTCAGCCAGCACGGCAGACAGTTTCGCGTCGCAGGTTGCGCAGTCTTTTGACCTGACGAACAGTGCCAGCCGGCCGCCACTGTCGTGCGCCACGCCGGAGGCGTTCCCCATATTGACCGGCAGTGTGCCCGGATACAGGCGCTGCCAGGCCGCGTTCACCTCACGCTGGAAATCAAGCTCTTTCTGGGTGCGGGCAAACTCTTCCTTCACCCACTTTTCAGCAAACTTACGGCGCTCTGCCGGCGTCTGCGCCTCGATACCGAGGGTGGAAAGCGGATCGAGACCCGGCGACTGGGTACCCCGGGGTCCCTTCATCAGCTGCTGATAACGCTGATAATCGTCGGCACTGAGTCCCCACTGACCGGCCTGCTGCTGCAGGTTTTGCTGTGCGGAGTCCGCCCGTTGTGTTGATTCCTGTCGGCTGACATCCGTCTGTCCTGATGTGGTCGCGGCCAGGGTCAGGGGACTCAGCAGCATGGCGGCTAAAAAGGTGTGTTTCAGTTTCATCATTCGCTCCGTTATTCTGCTCTGAGCACGGTCAGGCGGCCGTTAACCCGAAACGTCGCCTCACCATAACCGGCACTGACCAGCGTCCAGCCGGCAACGGTTTCGCCCTCTCCGACCAGGGCCACCTGCGACAGGCTGCTGTAGCCCCGGGGCGCGATGGCAGCCCAGGACTCTGCCCCCCGCTTCTCCACGCCCGTCAGCACAAAAGGCGCATTGCGGGCCACGCGAAGGGACGGAGCAGCACGACGTGTGTCAGCGGGACGGGGCTTTTTTGCAGCAGGCGCGTTTTTTTTGACCGGTGCGGCGACAGGTGCGGCGGGTGCGGGTGCCGGCTGTGATTTCAGCGCTGTCAGCTGCTCAGTCAGCGCACTCAGGCGGGTTTCCAGCCCCTGCTGGGCGTCCTGAAGGGTTCGCAATGACTGACGCACGGCGTCGTCGCTGCCGGCCTGTTTCGCAGCAGCGCTCAGCTCCTGCTGCATCTCACCAAGTTTTTTCCGGGTATCCTGCAGGCCGGTTTTGAGCGTGGTCACATCTGACTGCAGGGCCGCGACTGTCTCAACAGTGGCCGCTGTACTGCCCTGAGATTCAAGGCGTGCAAGGCGTTCATCAAGGTTCGATATGCCCAGACTGAAGGCGGTGTAGCCCAGCGCCAGAATGCCGGCCAGCGCCACACCGCTGGCAGCGCCCCAGATGAGGCGGCAGCGGGGACGCCAGCTGAATCTTTTACGAGCCGGAGCGGGGTCAGTATGGAATGGTTGCTGTTCGCTCATTTTCTCAGAAACCCTCCGCTGACAGGTTTAACGGGTACTGACTGAGGGGCGCTGATGGCCGGTTGTGACACGGCGGACGGCGCAGGCGTGGACCAGCTGCTGACCGGCGGCGGAAGCTGGGAGACCGGCAGCTGGTAGCCGTCGCGCAGGCTGTGGCAGACCACACGCTGTACATCATCCACCTCAAGCTGCCAGGCCGGACCGGCCAGGACCTGCAGGGCAGTACGCAGGCGCATCGGGCCCAGCTGGTACTGAACCGCCGGCAATGCCTGGCGGTAAAGCACGCCGTTGGCGGAGCCTGTCGCGCACAGGGAATAACCGGACTGGCGCAGGGCGTAACGCAGCGCATCCGCCACGGTAGGATGCAGGGATGACGGGATACGGATATCAATAATCTGGGAGAGAGGGTCACGCTGGGCCGCCTGCGGATCGGTGCTGACCAGCAGATAACGATCGTAGCGCACCACTTCCGGCGTCCGCGCATACTCGTCCGGAGAGACCGGCTGAACGTTGCGGGTGACGGTGGTGCCGGGTGTCGGGTCGGCAGGCGCACGCTGTTGCAACTTTTGCGGCTGGGAAACACAGCCCGCAAGGAGCAGCAGGGGAAGAACAGTGGCAAGCCTGCCTGGTGAAAATACGTTGTGAGAGGTGTTACGTTTCATCCGGAATTTTCCTGTACAGTGATAAAACAGCCCTCACTGTGCGGAATCGGTCCGGTTTCACTCAATTAACAACTGATTTTCCGTTGATGAAAAAAAACGCCACCCGAAAGGATGGCGTTGCGGTGAAACAGACAGTAATCAGTCCGGGTAAAACTCGTTACTGAGAATAGTATCTGTTGTCCAGATGCTGTCTTCAGGAAAGATATCCAGACCTATGCCGGTTTCTTTGGAAGCATCGGCGCGGGCGTCAAACCACACATCCGCAAGCCATTCAGGATCAGAAAACGCGCTTTTCAGGCTCGGCGTCTTGTTCAGACGTCGTACAATCAAATCACGCTGACCTTTAATGGTTAACTCCCAGCTTTTACCTCGATGGGTTGGCTGAAACTTCCATTTAAGAAGGTGGGCCAGTAAGACAGCCATACGGCTGGCCAGCTCACGCTTTTCACTTTTGCCCACGTCTTCAATCTCCTCGGCGATGTTCTCAATATCAATCTGACTGAGCTTTCCGGCACGCAGTAAAGCTGCCTGTTCACTGGCCCAGGCAACAACGTCTGAATCGTAACGTGCTCCCATACAAGCCTCCGTTAGTCAAAAAGTGAAGAAACCGCCAGAACAGATATGCTCCGGGGATAACATAAGATGCAACATAAAAAGTTGCTTCCTGAAGTTTGTCAGAGACAGTCATAACAGTCAAAGCTCCATTAATTCAGAGGGCGTGAATTGCCACTCTGGAACAGTCATACCCGAATCCAATGAACGGTATATCGTCATCGAAGTCCATCGGTGGCGCACCGGCACTGCTGCCGGAGGCCTGGCCACTGTGAGTCGGTCCTGAAGGTTGCTGAGGCTGCCCCCAGTCATTCCGGGAAGACGTATTCTGTCCGCTGCCGGACTGGCGGCCGCCAAGCATCTGCATGGTGCCACCAATATTGACCACCACCTCTGTGGTGTATTTCTCCTGGCCGGCCTGATCGGTCCATTTGCGTGTGCGCAGCTGACCCTCGATGTAAACCTGGGAGCCTTTGCGCAGATATTCACCCGCAATTTCTGCCAGCTTGCCGAAAATAACCACCCTGTGCCATTCGGTCACTTCTTTCTGTTCGCCGGACTGCTTATCGCGCCAGCTCTCAGACGTGGCCAGAGAAAGGGTGGCAACTGCACTGCCGTTGGGAATATAACGAACTTCAGGATCCTGGCCGAGGTTTCCGACAAGGATAACCTTGTTAACGCCGCGTGAGGACATAATCATTTCTCCTGTAAGGAATAAAGAAACACCCCGCGAACGGGGTGTGTCAGGTGCGCATCAGAATGAGTTTTCTGCGTAGTTTTGTTGTGCGGCAGAGCCATTCTGCGGCGGCACGGAGTCAGATTTTTCAGTCTTGTAAACCATTTCCTGGCCTATTTTGATCCAGTCCACCTTTATCAGGCGGGCTTTCAGACTGACGCGCTGTTCGCCGGCATGGTCGCCTTTGTTCAGCGTAAATATGTCCGTGGACGGGTTACTCAGGTTAAAGCCCAACAGGACTTTCTTGTCTTCATCGACGGCTTTCTGGCAGCGGGCGATAAGGCTGGTTGCCTCTTTACCTGCGACAGAAATGTCAAAACGGACGTAGGCCGGATTATCAGTCGGACCACTCAGTGCATTTATTACGCAGCTGAGGAACGAGCCATTCTGATGGTTAACCTGGCGGATGTTGCTGAGATACCCGATGCCTTTGATAGTCAGGTTGAAGTACTCAGATTTTGCAGATGCAGAAGTATTGTTTGCAGACATGATGTTTTCTCCATGGAGGTAAAAAAAGGTACGGCGGAGAAACCATCTGCCCTGACGGGAGTGGTTTCCCGTCGGGGGTCAGGATCGGTTGAATCCTGAGAGTCTGGTATGTTGAAAGGACCTCAATCACTGTGCAGTGATATCCGTTTCCAGAGGTTAAACGGATTTACCACCCGAAGGTATCCTCTCTCAGGCTGCGAGGATTTTCCGGTCACCCGAAGGTGTTTCTCTCAGACCGGTGAAACGTTAGCTGGCAGTCACCCTAAGGCGTTTCTCTCAGACTGCTGAAACTTTAGCTGGCTGTGAAAAACAGCGGTAAGCACTGTTGATTTTTAAACCAAACAAGCCTGGTGTCAACCCATAAAACCAGAAATGAAAACGGCGCTGCATATGCAACGCCGTGGGGGCTGTACCAGACCTTAATGTATCTCACTACTCCGGGGATCCGTTCCCGACGCGATTTTCACGGAGCGCATGCGTCTTACAGTTCCTGCCAGATGTGCGATGGCAGACCGTCGTGCCGGTTGCCAGATTAATCCCGTTAAAGTTAAGCTGGCTGCCTCCGGCAAAGGGGTACATATCGAAGCGTAGTCACATTAGCAGAACCCGGCCCGGGGTTGTACAGTGAAATAACTCATCACTGTGCGGATGATTCTGTTTTTGTCCCTGATGCTGCTTTTTTGCGCTTTGTGGTCTTTTTCCCGTTGGTGTTAATAATACCTTTGCAGTCTGGGTAACGCACGCAACCCCAAAAATCTCCTTTCTTACCTTTGCGTTTACGTGTGGGCCCTTTGCATAACGGACAAGGGGGCGTGACGGGAGCGGTGATTTTCACACTGTCCTGGCGGCCTTTTTCGACAAGGTGACGGGTCCACTGCAGCTGCTTTTGCATAAAGACCGCAAGCGACATTTTCCCCTGCGAAATATCATCCAGTGCCTGCTCCCATAATGCGGTCATGCCCGGGCTCGTCAGCGTTTCCGGCAGGGCCGCAATCAGCTCCCGGGCCATCTGAGTTGAGTGGATGTGCTTCCCTTTTTTCTCCAGATAGTGTCGTTTGAAGAGGGTTTCGAGTACTGCCGCACGCGTCGCCTCTGTGCCCAGACCTGCGTTATCACGCAGCACTTTCTTGAGCTTCGGGTCACTGA
This DNA window, taken from Mixta gaviniae, encodes the following:
- a CDS encoding restriction endonuclease; the encoded protein is MSAPDINGLLMAHPYGAVILVVLFLVVMAFLNLRRREKASTRRHRRYRATAGRVLDKLTRLPGDGQRLSYLRKVSPYVFEELLLSAFERQGLTVVRNASYSGDGGLDGQVIIDGEHWLIQAKRYSRAVSPAHVEDFDRLLLQSGRRGLFIHTGRTGKMSRTIRTASPRLRIISGQRLLAILAGQDVRQYL
- a CDS encoding integrating conjugative element protein, which encodes MKTLSLLLFTLLPLTGHAELNVIADLGGEDAAPYFEAVNKQPGMPGVSDVQPSRQPDHGVPLADGMAGMLPVNTPELSPGNTADRPLQLPGIGALFLIGDDALSREWLKANAGALAEQHAAGMIVNVTDMDTVRELRELAPGVSLAPASGSELARRLQIAHYPVLITDTGLTQQVKP
- a CDS encoding transglycosylase SLT domain-containing protein, translated to MGNRSILTGALALGLLMAAVPDGHADQTVPEGYVRVAMAHGVPPEALYSVSLSESSRKLPRGIRPWPWTINVAGKGYRYETRLQAWQALQVFMKRHPLKRIDVGIAQVNLGWNGHHFASTWDAFDPYTNLNAAATILRECWARKPGSWLDAAGCYHHPAGGQPAARYRAIVRGHLAKISPAPRISAPAAEAPRSVAALTPDPGFVWTEPGR
- a CDS encoding TIGR03759 family integrating conjugative element protein; translation: MKLKHTFLAAMLLSPLTLAATTSGQTDVSRQESTQRADSAQQNLQQQAGQWGLSADDYQRYQQLMKGPRGTQSPGLDPLSTLGIEAQTPAERRKFAEKWVKEEFARTQKELDFQREVNAAWQRLYPGTLPVNMGNASGVAHDSGGRLALFVRSKDCATCDAKLSAVLADNRPVDIYLVDSQGSDDALRSWARDHHIPVEKVRKRQITLNHDGGRWMRFGNGLMPVLLQQAGDGKWAIAAF
- a CDS encoding PilL N-terminal domain-containing protein — protein: MKRNTSHNVFSPGRLATVLPLLLLAGCVSQPQKLQQRAPADPTPGTTVTRNVQPVSPDEYARTPEVVRYDRYLLVSTDPQAAQRDPLSQIIDIRIPSSLHPTVADALRYALRQSGYSLCATGSANGVLYRQALPAVQYQLGPMRLRTALQVLAGPAWQLEVDDVQRVVCHSLRDGYQLPVSQLPPPVSSWSTPAPSAVSQPAISAPQSVPVKPVSGGFLRK
- a CDS encoding DUF29 domain-containing protein, which encodes MGARYDSDVVAWASEQAALLRAGKLSQIDIENIAEEIEDVGKSEKRELASRMAVLLAHLLKWKFQPTHRGKSWELTIKGQRDLIVRRLNKTPSLKSAFSDPEWLADVWFDARADASKETGIGLDIFPEDSIWTTDTILSNEFYPD
- a CDS encoding single-stranded DNA-binding protein; the encoded protein is MSSRGVNKVILVGNLGQDPEVRYIPNGSAVATLSLATSESWRDKQSGEQKEVTEWHRVVIFGKLAEIAGEYLRKGSQVYIEGQLRTRKWTDQAGQEKYTTEVVVNIGGTMQMLGGRQSGSGQNTSSRNDWGQPQQPSGPTHSGQASGSSAGAPPMDFDDDIPFIGFGYDCSRVAIHAL
- a CDS encoding STY4534 family ICE replication protein; its protein translation is MSANNTSASAKSEYFNLTIKGIGYLSNIRQVNHQNGSFLSCVINALSGPTDNPAYVRFDISVAGKEATSLIARCQKAVDEDKKVLLGFNLSNPSTDIFTLNKGDHAGEQRVSLKARLIKVDWIKIGQEMVYKTEKSDSVPPQNGSAAQQNYAENSF